In Anaerolineales bacterium, the following proteins share a genomic window:
- a CDS encoding glycine C-acetyltransferase — protein MSKIDWLTQEIEGLKEQGLYNRIRTIGSAQGARLVVDGKDVLNFCSNNYLGLANHPKLVEAAKEATKKFGVGPAAVRTIAGTTDLHVQLEQRLAKFKGAEDVITFQSGFTANLGAISALVGKEDVIFSDRLNHASIIDGCRLSGAKIVAYEHNDAGALEDAIKEHASSYRRSLIITDGVFSMDGDIAPLPALYEVAQKYDILLMVDDAHGEGVLGKGGRGIVDHFGLHGKIDIEVGTMSKAFGVVGGIVAGNKTIIEWLRQRGRPFLFSSAVTAPDAAACLAAVDLLEESTELVDKLWDNARYFKEEMKKLGFDTGVSETPITPVMLGEAPLAQQFSRELFEEGVFAMSIGFPTVAKGKARIRVMISASHDRDDLGQGLEAFAKVGKKLGVIQ, from the coding sequence ATGTCAAAAATTGATTGGCTCACGCAGGAAATTGAGGGATTGAAAGAGCAGGGATTGTACAACCGCATCCGCACGATCGGGTCGGCGCAGGGCGCGCGGCTCGTGGTGGATGGTAAGGACGTGTTGAATTTTTGCTCGAACAATTATTTGGGTTTGGCGAACCATCCGAAGTTGGTCGAGGCGGCGAAAGAGGCGACGAAAAAATTCGGCGTGGGTCCCGCTGCCGTGCGGACGATCGCAGGCACGACCGACCTGCACGTGCAACTCGAACAGCGGCTCGCAAAATTCAAAGGCGCGGAGGATGTCATCACGTTTCAATCGGGCTTCACCGCCAATCTCGGCGCGATCTCGGCGTTGGTCGGCAAAGAGGATGTGATCTTTTCTGACCGATTGAATCACGCTTCGATCATTGACGGATGCCGACTCTCGGGCGCAAAGATCGTCGCGTACGAACATAACGACGCGGGGGCATTGGAAGACGCGATCAAAGAGCACGCTTCATCCTACCGCCGAAGCCTGATCATCACCGACGGTGTTTTCAGCATGGACGGCGACATCGCCCCACTGCCCGCCTTGTATGAGGTCGCGCAGAAATACGATATTTTGTTGATGGTGGACGACGCGCACGGCGAAGGCGTTTTGGGAAAAGGCGGGCGCGGCATCGTGGATCACTTCGGCTTGCACGGAAAAATTGACATCGAAGTCGGCACGATGTCGAAGGCGTTTGGCGTGGTGGGTGGCATTGTCGCGGGGAACAAGACGATCATCGAGTGGCTGCGTCAGCGCGGACGCCCATTTTTGTTCTCGTCTGCTGTCACCGCGCCAGACGCGGCGGCATGTCTCGCGGCGGTTGACTTGCTCGAAGAATCAACCGAACTCGTGGATAAACTATGGGACAACGCGCGTTACTTCAAAGAGGAAATGAAGAAACTCGGGTTCGATACGGGCGTCAGCGAAACTCCCATCACGCCTGTGATGCTCGGCGAAGCGCCGCTCGCCCAACAGTTCAGCCGCGAACTGTTCGAGGAGGGAGTCTTCGCCATGTCCATCGGATTCCCCACCGTGGCGAAAGGCAAGGCGCGCATCCGCGTGATGATCTCCGCCTCGCATGACCGCGATGATTTGGGTCAGGGATTGGAGGCGTTCGCGAAGGTTGGGAAGAAGCTCGGAGTGATTCAGTAA
- a CDS encoding helicase-associated domain-containing protein, whose amino-acid sequence MPDLIHSLAKQDLGHLRIIADFWGLELDSTDADSARDELTASLLDVNLLAELLDSLPPKADSALAALSASNGRIPWATFTRQFGDIREMGAGKRDREKPHLNPISTSEILFYRGLLARAFFDTDKGSQEFAYIPDDLLPLIVGTTHASSLQKNEPLGRPASPAEKGKEILADDSILDDATTMLAALRMGKSNWQFDQRLVALLSSARLLSPSPAGRGFRRRAELVEAGEGEIHTEAVKNFLEASRSDALTMLHAAWMESDSFNELKLMPSLVCEGEWTNQPQETREFLLNLLDAIPEGKWWSLNALVRDIKQKYADFQRSAGDYDSWFIKRAADGQYLRGFDSWSEVDGALIRFFVNVLHWLGQVDLSFAEGSTEPTAFRLSSFEARKEERGKIGIGSNGKIIIPRDAPRVVRYQIARFCKWEEHVGRVVAQSAPRIETKGNNYKYQITAQSLKHAKEQGLKAEQLLSLLVKHTNGKVPPPLVKALKRWEAKGTEARVETQTVLRVSQPEVLEEMRKSRAGKFLGEVLSPTAVIVKSGAIQKVMEAMIELGLFAEIETLVE is encoded by the coding sequence ATGCCCGACTTAATACATTCCCTCGCCAAACAAGATCTCGGACACCTCCGCATCATTGCGGATTTTTGGGGACTCGAATTGGACTCTACGGATGCCGATTCCGCGCGGGATGAACTAACCGCTTCTCTCCTCGACGTCAACCTGCTCGCCGAACTTTTAGATTCTCTCCCCCCCAAAGCGGACTCGGCTCTCGCCGCCCTCAGCGCCTCAAACGGACGCATCCCCTGGGCGACTTTCACGCGTCAATTCGGCGACATCCGCGAGATGGGAGCAGGCAAACGCGACCGAGAGAAGCCACATCTCAATCCGATTTCAACCTCAGAGATTTTGTTCTATCGCGGCTTATTGGCGCGGGCGTTCTTCGACACGGATAAAGGCTCGCAGGAATTTGCTTACATCCCTGATGATTTATTGCCATTAATTGTAGGGACGACGCATGCGTCGTCCCTACAAAAAAATGAACCTCTTGGTCGCCCCGCCTCTCCTGCCGAAAAGGGAAAAGAGATTCTCGCGGACGATTCCATCCTCGACGATGCCACAACGATGCTTGCCGCGTTGCGAATGGGTAAGTCAAATTGGCAATTTGACCAACGACTTGTTGCATTACTTTCCTCAGCGCGCCTACTGTCCCCCTCTCCCGCTGGCAGAGGGTTTAGGCGCCGCGCTGAGTTGGTCGAAGCGGGTGAGGGAGAAATCCACACCGAAGCAGTCAAAAATTTCCTCGAAGCCTCCCGCTCCGACGCGTTGACGATGCTCCACGCCGCATGGATGGAAAGCGACTCATTCAACGAACTCAAACTCATGCCGAGCCTCGTCTGCGAAGGGGAATGGACGAACCAGCCGCAAGAGACGCGTGAATTTTTGTTGAACCTGCTCGACGCAATCCCCGAAGGGAAATGGTGGAGCCTCAATGCCCTCGTCCGCGACATCAAACAGAAATACGCCGACTTTCAACGCTCCGCGGGGGATTATGACTCATGGTTCATCAAACGCGCCGCCGATGGGCAATATCTGCGCGGATTCGATTCGTGGAGCGAAGTGGACGGCGCGTTGATTCGATTCTTCGTGAATGTTCTTCATTGGCTGGGGCAAGTGGATTTGTCGTTTGCGGAAGGCTCGACAGAACCGACTGCTTTCCGTCTTTCTTCTTTCGAGGCGAGGAAAGAGGAAAGAGGAAAGATTGGGATAGGCTCGAATGGGAAGATAATTATTCCACGCGATGCGCCGCGCGTCGTTCGTTATCAGATTGCTAGATTTTGTAAGTGGGAGGAACACGTTGGTCGAGTAGTGGCGCAAAGCGCGCCACGTATCGAGACCAAAGGTAATAATTACAAATATCAAATCACCGCGCAATCGTTGAAGCATGCCAAAGAGCAGGGATTGAAAGCCGAGCAACTGCTTTCGCTGTTGGTCAAGCACACGAACGGCAAAGTCCCGCCGCCGCTGGTGAAAGCGCTGAAGCGTTGGGAAGCCAAAGGCACGGAGGCGCGGGTGGAGACTCAAACCGTCCTACGGGTGAGTCAGCCCGAAGTGTTGGAAGAGATGCGTAAGTCACGGGCGGGAAAATTTTTGGGCGAGGTATTAAGTCCCACAGCGGTCATCGTCAAAAGCGGAGCCATCCAAAAAGTGATGGAAGCGATGATCGAGTTGGGGTTGTTTGCAGAGATTGAAACGCTGGTCGAGTAG
- a CDS encoding diacylglycerol kinase family lipid kinase yields MAPKIKIILNPMADMGNAWRVARDLRSITEQHGNVTWSGTVYPGHAIELARQASEEGYDRIIAMGGDGTVHEVINGIMQVPENKRPILGVVPVGSGNDFAHGIGATKKSDQALRRALDGEASTVDLGLMTDGNGRKEYFDNTLGIGFGATVTIRSHRLPLLRGFLMYLTSVVQTIIIDHNPIKMQIETDAEKWEQKVIYLVLCNGPREGGGFLIAPEAKIDDGTLNFAMITDVSRLMMFRILPEVMKGTHGRFKQVRMGTCKKFSLTADRPLYIHADGEIFSGPGTDVRKVSFEILPNALKVVRG; encoded by the coding sequence ATGGCTCCCAAAATCAAAATCATCCTCAACCCCATGGCAGACATGGGCAACGCCTGGCGCGTGGCACGCGACCTGCGATCTATCACTGAGCAACATGGCAACGTAACATGGAGCGGGACAGTTTACCCAGGTCACGCCATCGAATTGGCGCGACAAGCCAGCGAGGAAGGATACGACCGAATCATCGCCATGGGCGGCGACGGAACTGTCCATGAAGTGATCAATGGCATCATGCAAGTCCCTGAAAACAAGCGTCCGATCCTCGGAGTCGTCCCCGTCGGTTCGGGCAACGACTTCGCGCACGGCATCGGCGCGACGAAAAAATCGGACCAAGCCCTGCGCCGCGCCCTCGACGGCGAAGCCTCTACCGTTGACCTCGGCTTGATGACCGACGGCAACGGACGCAAAGAATATTTCGACAACACACTTGGCATCGGCTTCGGCGCGACGGTCACGATCCGCTCGCATCGTCTCCCGCTTCTGCGCGGTTTCCTCATGTATCTCACATCGGTCGTGCAAACCATCATCATCGATCACAACCCAATCAAAATGCAAATTGAAACCGACGCAGAAAAATGGGAACAAAAAGTCATCTACCTCGTGCTGTGCAATGGACCACGTGAAGGCGGCGGATTCCTCATTGCGCCCGAAGCAAAAATTGACGACGGCACGCTCAACTTCGCGATGATCACCGACGTAAGCCGCCTTATGATGTTCCGCATCCTGCCTGAGGTGATGAAAGGCACACACGGTCGCTTCAAACAAGTCCGCATGGGCACGTGCAAAAAATTCTCACTCACCGCCGACCGCCCGTTATACATCCATGCCGACGGCGAAATTTTTTCAGGTCCCGGCACCGACGTTCGTAAAGTTAGTTTTGAAATTTTGCCGAACGCGTTGAAGGTCGTGCGCGGTTAA
- a CDS encoding sensor domain-containing diguanylate cyclase, which produces MGNIQHNIFDETRKSLIEQGASPTDSEHLLGLLDILLTSLDRYEPRSARAPKLLARQLIENRALLSLLKQQTEELEALKKLSINLTSSLDLSDVLDAVAAEAMRLIDQARDVNIFLYKNHRISFGAALDSDGARNKPWSKPRSNGITYTVARSGEITIVEDMQNHPLYANTPLDWSGSIIGIPLKFGENVVGVMNLARQITGGFSPSELRLLGLLSDQAAVAISNASLHQLISRQAYSDTLTGLPNRRALDERLEDEVISARRNNYSFAVIMMDLDGFKSINDTYGHSTGDEVLKLVFNQMARGVRNTDFLARYGGDELTLILSQSDLSSAQIVTAKILEGMKNIKYTLPDDKRLTLGISGGIALYPIHGQIGANLLRAADAALYHAKKYQKGTFQIALSTTGPLSANSRNEEQ; this is translated from the coding sequence ATGGGAAACATCCAACACAACATATTCGATGAGACGCGCAAATCGTTGATCGAACAGGGGGCGTCTCCAACCGATTCGGAGCATCTGCTCGGATTACTCGATATACTTTTAACTTCATTGGACCGATACGAACCCAGAAGCGCTAGAGCGCCGAAACTGCTTGCCCGGCAGTTGATTGAGAACCGCGCGCTGCTTTCTCTGCTCAAACAACAGACCGAAGAACTCGAAGCGCTCAAGAAGTTGAGCATCAATCTGACTTCCAGCCTCGATCTGTCCGATGTGCTGGATGCCGTTGCCGCGGAAGCCATGCGCCTGATAGACCAAGCGCGCGATGTGAATATTTTTCTCTACAAGAACCATCGCATCTCGTTCGGCGCGGCGCTCGATTCGGACGGTGCGCGCAATAAACCGTGGTCGAAGCCGCGCTCGAACGGAATTACCTACACTGTGGCTCGCAGTGGGGAAATCACCATCGTGGAAGACATGCAAAATCATCCGCTTTACGCGAATACGCCTCTCGATTGGAGCGGCTCGATCATCGGCATTCCGCTCAAATTCGGCGAGAATGTCGTGGGGGTGATGAATCTTGCCCGCCAAATCACCGGCGGATTCTCTCCCTCAGAGTTGCGATTGCTGGGATTACTCTCCGATCAAGCCGCGGTGGCGATCTCGAACGCCAGCCTGCATCAGTTGATCAGCCGACAGGCATACAGCGACACGTTGACCGGCTTACCCAACCGCCGCGCCCTCGACGAACGCCTGGAGGATGAGGTGATATCCGCCCGGCGAAACAATTATTCCTTTGCCGTGATCATGATGGACCTCGACGGTTTCAAATCCATCAACGACACCTACGGACATTCGACCGGCGACGAAGTGTTGAAGCTGGTCTTCAATCAGATGGCACGCGGCGTGCGCAACACGGATTTCCTGGCGCGCTACGGCGGCGATGAATTGACACTGATCCTCAGCCAGTCCGACTTATCTTCCGCGCAGATCGTCACTGCCAAGATCCTCGAAGGGATGAAAAATATCAAATATACGCTGCCTGACGATAAACGCCTAACGTTAGGAATCTCCGGCGGGATCGCGCTCTACCCCATCCACGGGCAGATCGGCGCCAACCTTCTGCGCGCGGCGGATGCGGCGCTCTATCACGCCAAGAAATATCAAAAGGGAACCTTTCAGATCGCATTGAGCACGACCGGTCCTCTATCCGCAAACTCGAGAAACGAGGAACAATAG
- a CDS encoding SDR family NAD(P)-dependent oxidoreductase → MSFPAKPVSATPLNPRRRGLILGASDGLGAALARKLSQEGYSLALIARSQNKLDALCQEINSQGGQAWAYVHNVSHFDEVPTLLRRIVADLGGLDLVIYVASVNLPPGGLDKYNFENDKQMIEVNLIGAMAWLTPIAEMFQSARAGQIVGISSVAGDRGRVGNPGYNTSKAGLTIYLEALRNRLTRHGVNVLTVKPGFMKTEMLKAASGPTPFAIEPADAANHIVKAMKKRKQVIYTAPIWRWIMLAIQHTPSFIFRRLSF, encoded by the coding sequence GTGTCTTTCCCAGCCAAACCTGTCTCTGCCACTCCACTGAATCCACGCCGACGCGGACTCATCCTCGGCGCCTCAGATGGACTCGGCGCCGCGCTCGCCCGTAAACTTTCGCAAGAGGGATATTCGCTTGCCCTGATCGCTCGCAGTCAAAATAAACTGGACGCGCTTTGTCAGGAAATCAACTCACAAGGCGGGCAGGCTTGGGCTTACGTTCATAACGTGAGCCACTTCGATGAAGTTCCAACTCTGCTTCGACGAATCGTCGCGGACTTGGGCGGCTTGGATCTGGTCATTTACGTCGCCAGCGTGAACCTCCCGCCCGGCGGCCTGGACAAATACAACTTCGAGAACGATAAACAAATGATCGAGGTCAATCTCATCGGCGCGATGGCGTGGTTGACTCCGATCGCTGAAATGTTCCAGTCTGCCAGGGCGGGACAGATCGTCGGTATTTCATCTGTCGCTGGCGACCGCGGACGCGTGGGCAATCCCGGTTACAACACCTCCAAAGCCGGGTTGACCATATATCTCGAAGCGTTGCGAAACCGGCTGACCCGTCACGGCGTGAACGTGTTGACGGTCAAACCGGGTTTCATGAAAACGGAGATGCTCAAAGCCGCGTCTGGTCCGACGCCGTTTGCGATTGAGCCAGCCGACGCGGCAAATCACATCGTCAAAGCGATGAAGAAGCGCAAACAAGTCATCTACACCGCGCCCATCTGGCGCTGGATCATGTTGGCGATTCAACATACGCCGTCGTTTATTTTCAGAAGATTATCTTTCTAG
- a CDS encoding FAD-binding oxidoreductase: MSLSLNTFAQLENFGHSLRAPSYRIAIKQTEDIYEAFQLAKKFGLKIAARGTGLSYNDASLNGGGIVLDMQGMNQIEEWDPASGVIRCESGVTLEQLWQRVEPDGWWSPVVSGTMKTTLGGCLGANIHGKNNFQVGPIGEHVVECTAMLPTGALVTCSPKKNADLFYAMISGLGMLGVFTSITLQMKRIYSGLISVDARPVHDLHEHLNDLLENAPKNDYIVGWLDTFPGGRSLGRGQIHAARNLKEGEDPNAQETLKLSYQHLPDRLFGVMPKSLLHYFMNPFVNNLGWRAVNFAKYIASLRKHTFRQSHAEFHFLLDYVPDWERSFGRGGLIQYQSFLPKETAEDAWRELLQLSQRRGLPSYLGVTKRHRPDKFLLTHGVDGFSLALDFKVTVSNRGRLRAMLQEFDRIVLDAGGRFYFAKNSETTAESARKFLGDAAIAKFKKLKKRCDPNGTLESDLYRRIFGQRQ, encoded by the coding sequence ATGTCCCTTTCTCTTAACACCTTCGCTCAACTTGAAAATTTCGGTCACTCGCTTAGAGCGCCTTCCTATCGTATAGCGATCAAACAGACTGAAGATATTTACGAAGCCTTTCAACTTGCGAAAAAATTCGGCTTGAAAATTGCCGCGCGCGGCACAGGGCTCAGTTATAACGACGCGTCGCTCAACGGCGGCGGCATTGTGTTGGATATGCAGGGGATGAACCAGATCGAAGAGTGGGACCCCGCCTCCGGCGTGATACGATGCGAGTCCGGCGTCACGCTCGAACAATTGTGGCAACGCGTCGAACCGGATGGCTGGTGGTCTCCCGTTGTCTCCGGCACGATGAAAACAACTCTGGGCGGATGTCTCGGGGCAAACATTCACGGCAAAAATAATTTTCAAGTCGGTCCGATCGGCGAGCATGTCGTCGAATGTACCGCGATGCTTCCGACCGGCGCGTTGGTCACTTGCTCGCCGAAGAAGAACGCCGATCTGTTCTACGCGATGATCAGCGGGTTGGGGATGTTGGGCGTTTTCACTTCGATCACGTTGCAAATGAAACGCATTTACTCCGGGCTTATTTCAGTGGACGCGCGCCCCGTGCATGATCTGCATGAACATCTGAATGACTTGCTGGAAAACGCGCCGAAAAACGATTACATCGTCGGCTGGCTCGATACATTTCCCGGTGGGCGGAGTTTGGGACGCGGGCAGATCCATGCGGCGCGGAATTTGAAAGAGGGCGAAGACCCAAACGCGCAAGAGACGTTAAAACTTTCGTATCAGCATTTGCCCGATCGTCTCTTCGGCGTGATGCCCAAATCGCTGTTGCATTATTTCATGAATCCGTTCGTGAATAACCTCGGATGGCGGGCGGTCAATTTTGCAAAATATATCGCTTCTTTACGAAAACATACGTTCCGGCAATCTCATGCGGAATTTCACTTCTTGCTGGATTATGTGCCGGATTGGGAACGATCGTTCGGACGGGGAGGCTTGATCCAATATCAGTCGTTTTTGCCCAAAGAGACGGCGGAGGATGCATGGCGTGAACTCCTGCAACTTTCGCAACGCCGCGGACTGCCGTCGTATTTGGGAGTGACGAAGCGTCACCGCCCGGATAAATTTCTGCTAACCCACGGCGTGGACGGTTTTTCGCTCGCGCTGGATTTCAAAGTGACCGTTTCGAATCGCGGACGGCTGCGCGCGATGCTGCAAGAGTTCGACCGCATCGTTCTTGACGCGGGCGGGCGGTTCTATTTTGCCAAGAATAGCGAGACGACCGCCGAATCCGCGCGCAAGTTTTTGGGCGACGCGGCAATCGCCAAATTCAAAAAACTCAAAAAACGCTGTGATCCGAACGGAACGCTCGAGTCGGATCTGTATCGCAGGATATTCGGTCAAAGGCAATGA
- the sthA gene encoding Si-specific NAD(P)(+) transhydrogenase, protein MTTERYDLIVVGSGPAGEKGAAQAAYFGKRVAIIERAEHVGGAGINTGTVPSKTLREAALYFSGIRQRGLYGIDYSLKENLSVKDFMHREHVVVNKERHIIARNLQRHNIDLIHGNASLVDAHTVRVESPKGETTLAADFILIATGSSPHHPPEIPFDGDLIFDSDTILRMNRIPKTMAVVGGGVIGSEYASIFAALGVDVTLIESKERILSFIDSEIIERLRYQLSLIGLHFALGEKMTEISRHEHHVHLTLEQAGEMEFDVALISAGRQSNVQGLGLEQIGVTLGNRGLVIVNEKYQTSVPNIYAAGDVIGFPALASTSMEQARVAMVHAFDLAYKEHMSSILPLAVYTIPEMSSVGLTEDECRAKNISCLVGRAYYEHNARGQIIGDMSGMIKLVFATADKKLLGAHIIGEQASELIHIASHVMMANGSIDVFIDAVYNYPTLADTYKYAAYDGLGNLEKWNASNKKS, encoded by the coding sequence ATGACAACGGAACGCTACGACTTGATCGTCGTCGGCTCCGGACCTGCAGGGGAGAAGGGCGCGGCGCAGGCGGCGTATTTCGGCAAAAGGGTGGCGATCATCGAACGCGCTGAACACGTAGGCGGCGCGGGGATTAACACCGGCACTGTCCCATCGAAGACGTTGCGCGAAGCCGCGTTGTATTTTTCGGGCATCCGTCAACGCGGGTTGTATGGCATAGATTATTCGCTGAAAGAGAATCTCTCGGTCAAAGATTTCATGCACCGCGAGCATGTGGTGGTGAACAAAGAGCGTCACATCATCGCGCGGAATCTGCAACGCCACAACATTGACTTGATTCACGGGAACGCCTCGCTGGTGGATGCCCACACGGTGCGCGTCGAATCTCCAAAGGGCGAAACGACCCTCGCGGCTGATTTCATCCTGATCGCGACCGGTTCTTCTCCACACCATCCGCCGGAGATTCCCTTCGACGGCGATCTGATCTTCGACTCGGACACGATTCTGCGGATGAACCGCATCCCCAAAACGATGGCGGTTGTTGGTGGCGGCGTGATCGGCTCCGAGTACGCTTCGATCTTTGCCGCCCTCGGCGTGGACGTGACCTTGATCGAATCGAAGGAACGCATCCTGTCTTTCATCGACTCGGAGATTATCGAACGACTGCGCTATCAACTGTCTCTGATTGGTTTGCATTTTGCGCTCGGCGAAAAGATGACCGAGATCTCACGCCACGAACATCACGTCCATTTGACGTTGGAACAAGCAGGCGAGATGGAATTCGACGTGGCGTTGATCTCTGCTGGCAGGCAAAGCAACGTGCAGGGATTGGGGCTTGAGCAAATCGGCGTCACGCTCGGGAATCGCGGACTCGTGATCGTCAATGAAAAATATCAGACGAGCGTGCCGAACATCTACGCCGCAGGCGACGTGATCGGTTTCCCCGCGCTGGCTTCCACTTCGATGGAGCAGGCGCGCGTGGCGATGGTGCACGCCTTTGATCTGGCATACAAGGAGCACATGTCGTCCATCTTGCCGCTGGCGGTGTATACGATTCCTGAAATGTCGTCGGTGGGTTTGACCGAGGACGAATGTCGCGCCAAAAATATTTCGTGCCTTGTCGGGCGCGCCTACTACGAGCACAATGCGCGCGGACAGATCATCGGCGATATGAGCGGCATGATCAAACTCGTCTTTGCCACAGCGGATAAAAAATTGCTCGGCGCGCACATCATCGGCGAGCAGGCGTCGGAGCTGATTCATATCGCGTCACACGTGATGATGGCGAACGGCTCGATAGATGTTTTCATCGACGCGGTCTATAACTATCCCACGCTGGCGGATACGTATAAATACGCGGCGTACGATGGGTTGGGGAATTTGGAAAAATGGAACGCGTCGAATAAAAAGAGTTGA
- a CDS encoding lipoyl(octanoyl) transferase, producing MQIDVLDLGLIEYETAWKLQDQYAAEIAEGKRAPTLLLLEHPHVYTFGRRGKQENLLWGESQLKEKGIAIHWVDRGGDVTYHGPGQLVGYPLVPLGATHPHPQPLSQGERGARIPQADYVGYVRSLEKVIITALANLGLAAGQRPGLTGVWIQADVHSRCPRCSPEDRKKLAKIAAIGVKVDARGVSRHGFALNVNPDMEYWDGIIACGLQDEPVVSLADLFPEPPSMARVKEEIVKAFREVFESDL from the coding sequence ATGCAAATTGACGTTCTCGATCTCGGCTTGATCGAATATGAAACCGCGTGGAAATTGCAGGATCAATACGCGGCGGAAATCGCGGAAGGCAAGCGCGCGCCGACGCTTCTCTTACTCGAACATCCGCACGTCTACACCTTCGGTCGGCGCGGCAAACAGGAAAATTTACTGTGGGGCGAATCGCAACTGAAAGAAAAAGGAATCGCCATCCACTGGGTGGATCGCGGCGGCGACGTAACCTATCACGGACCCGGTCAGTTGGTGGGGTATCCGTTGGTTCCGTTGGGCGCGACTCACCCTCACCCCCAACCCCTCTCCCAAGGGGAGAGGGGAGCGCGCATCCCTCAAGCCGATTACGTCGGCTACGTCCGCAGCCTCGAAAAAGTTATCATCACCGCGCTCGCGAACCTCGGTCTTGCGGCGGGACAACGCCCCGGACTCACCGGCGTGTGGATTCAAGCCGACGTGCATTCGCGCTGTCCGCGCTGTTCGCCGGAGGATCGGAAGAAACTCGCCAAGATCGCGGCAATTGGCGTCAAAGTGGACGCGCGCGGCGTGTCGCGGCATGGCTTCGCGCTGAACGTGAATCCCGACATGGAATATTGGGACGGCATCATCGCCTGCGGGTTGCAGGATGAACCGGTCGTTTCGCTGGCGGACTTGTTTCCAGAACCGCCCTCGATGGCGCGCGTGAAAGAAGAAATTGTGAAAGCGTTTAGGGAAGTATTTGAATCAGACCTGTGA